In Penicillium oxalicum strain HP7-1 chromosome I, whole genome shotgun sequence, a single window of DNA contains:
- a CDS encoding Acyl-CoA dehydrogenase family member 11 — MSASTRIPVIAQPFVSERAKKTLDLVEEFVEKECIPAEAVFSAQLGEGEKRWQTTPAVMEELKAKAKKLGLWNMFLAKSHFKEGAGYSNVEYGLMAEILGKSKVASEATNNAAPDTGNMEVLAKYGNEAQKKEWLAPLLEGKIRSAFLMTEPDVASSDATNIELEIRREGNEYVLNGSKWWSSGAGDPRCKVYLVMGKSDPKNTDTYRQQSVVLCPADAPGVTVHRMLHVYGYDDAPHGHGHITFKNVRLPLSSMVLGEGRGFEIIQGRLGPGRIHHAMRTIGAAEKALEWMIARVNDERKKTFGKALSSHGVILEWIAKSRIEVDAARLIVLNAAIKIDQGDAKAALKEIAEAKVLVPQSALAIIDRAVQAYGAAGVCQDTPLAYMWAGIRTLRIADGPDEVHLQQMGRRENESRKKEVIAKLKWQQQESDRLLIASGFKAKSHL; from the exons ATGTCTGCCTCCACACGCATCCCCGTCATCGCTCAGCCCTTTGTGAGCGAGCGGGCAAAGAAGACCCTCGATCTG GTCGAGGAGTTTGTCGAGAAAGAGTGTATCCCCGCCGAGGCTGTCTTCTCCGCTCAGCTGGGCGAAGGCGAGAAGCGATGGCAGACCACCCCCGCCGTCATGGAGGAATTGAAGGCCAAGGCGAAGAAGCTCGGTCTGTGGAACATGTTCCTGGCCAAGAGCCACTTTAAGGAGGGTGCGGGCTACAGCAATGTCGAATATGGGTTGATGGCCGAGATTCTTGGCAAGAGCAAGGTCGCCTCTGAG GCCACGAATAACGCTGCTCCCGATACAGGTAACATGGAGGTGTTGGCCAAGTACGGTAACGAGGCTCAAAAGAAGGAGTGGCTCGCTCCTCTGCTCGAGGGCAAGATTCGCTCTGCTTTCCTCATGACAGAGCCCGACGTGGCTTCTAGTGATGCCACCAACATCGAGTTGGAGATCCGCCGTGAGGGGAACGAATATGTTCTGAATGGTTCG AAATGGTGGTCTTCCGGTGCTGGTGACCCCCGATGCAAGGTCTACCTCGTCATGGGCAAGTCCGACCCCAAGAACACCGATACCTACCGCCAGCAGTCCGTCGTCCTGTGCCCAGCCGATGCCCCCGGTGTCACCGTCCACCGTATGCTGCACGTCTACGGCTACGACGACGCCCCCCACGGTCACGGCCACATCACCTTCAAGAATGTGCGCCTGCCTCTCTCCAGCATGGTCCTCGGTGAGGGCCGCGGCTTCGAGATCATCCAGGGCCGTCTCGGTCCCGGCCGTATCCACCACGCCATGCGGACCATCGGTGCCGCCGAAAAGGCCCTCGAGTGGATGATCGCCCGCGTCAACGACGAGCGCAAGAAGACCTTTGGCAAGGCCCTATCTTCCCACGGTGTGATCCTTGAATGGATCGCCAAGTCCCGCATTGAGGTGGATGCCGCGCGTCTCATTGTCCTCAATGCCGCCATCAAGATCGACCAGGGCGACGCCAAGGCTGCCCTCAAGGagatcgccgaggccaaggtcCTCGTGCCCCAGTCCGCCCTGGCCATCATCGATCGTGCCGTACAGGCTTACGGTGCGGCCGGTGTGTGCCAGGATACTCCCCTGGCCTACATGTGGGCGGGCATCCGCACGCTGCGCATTGCGGACGGTCCCGATGAGGTCCACTTGCAGCAGATGGGTCGTCGGGAGAACGAGTCCCGCAAGAAGGAGGTTATTGCTAAGCTCAAGTGGCAGCAGCAGGAGTCTGATCGTCTCTTGATCGCGTCTGGTTTCAAGGCCAAGAGCCACCTTTAG
- a CDS encoding Large subunit GTPase 1 produces the protein MVLAKSKNSVGLGNSLMNDRFGKGKASSQKKASHNNAIARKNMLGETYITNEAQEASWVKMRSITEQAALDEFLSTAELAGTDFTAEKINNVKIIHSDQKNPYLLSASEEKSAVKKHEKNKGRLTVPRRPKWDSTTTPQQLESMERESLLNWRRGLAELQENHDLLMTPFERNLEVWRQLWRVIERSDLVVQIVDARNPLQFRSEDLENYVKEIDPRKKNLLLVNKADMLTLKQREAWAEYFERHQINFRFFSAHLAKEKMEAEMLKESQEDDDLAESTQKLHVEDQEAEKEKEKQEEIAAALADPDQSLGPHILDVDELEALFLANSPESLADERNPDASGRAKTTIGLVGYPNVGKSSTINALLGAKKVSVSATPGKTKHFQTLYLSPEIMLCDCPGLVFPNFATTKADLVVNGVLPIDQQREFTGPAGLVAQRIPKHFIENLYGVKIRTRPIEEGGTGIPTASELLRAYARARGFSTQGLGQPDESRAARYVLKDYVNGKLLFVHPPPVPLGETPTDPHVFNHELYDIAHLPPKRQALLAKTSVDPDNDPVADNDPEVVAAEPDITPFVSPPADNQPGLRSRNLDSGFFGTATGPSAGRISMPFNHKYTEQGQQIRQNLTGRKERMMIALERGVDVSEVRGTASSKKHFKGNKRRAKGKRNNGEETEDFY, from the coding sequence ATGGTGTTGGCAAAGTCCAAAAACTCCGTGGGACTGGGTAACAGTCTCATGAATGATCGCTTTGGCAAGGGAAAAGCCTCAAGCCAGAAAAAGGCCTCGCACAATAATGCTATTGCTCGCAAGAACATGCTGGGTGAGACCTACATCACCAACGAAGCCCAGGAAGCATCATGGGTAAAAATGCGCTCGATCACCGAACAGGCCGCTCTCGATGAATTCCTCAGCACCGCCGAGCTGGCAGGCACTGATTTCACCGCCGAAAAAATCAATAATGTCAAGATCATCCACTCCGACCAGAAGAACCCGTAccttctctctgcctcggaGGAGAAGTCTGCGGTGAAGAAGCACGAGAAGAACAAGGGGCGCCTGACTGTGCCCAGACGACCAAAGTGGGACTCGACGACGACACCGCAACAGTTGGAGTCGATGGAGCGTGAGAGTTTGTTGAACTGGCGTCGGGGGCTCGCGGAATTGCAGGAAAACCACGATCTTCTGATGACTCCCTTCGAGCGCAACTTGGAAGTTTGGCGTCAGCTTTGGCGTGTCATTGAGCGATCCGACCTCGTGGTGCAGATTGTCGACGCCCGCAACCCTCTTCAGTTCCGCTCCGAGGACTTGGAGAACTACGTCAAGGAGATTGACCCTCGCAAGAAGAACTTGCTGCTCGTCAACAAGGCCGACATGTTGACTCTGAAGCAGCGGGAGGCATGGGCTGAATATTTCGAGAGGCATCAAATCAACTTccgtttcttctcggcgcacctggccaaggagaaaatggaagctGAGATGTTGAAGGAGTCCCAGGAAGACGATGACTTGGCGGAGTCCACCCAAAAACTCCATGTCGAGGACCAAGAagcagagaaggagaaggaaaagcaGGAAGAGATCGCGGCTGCGCTTGCCGATCCCGACCAGTCGCTCGGGCCACACATTCTTGATGTTGATGAGCTTGAGGCGCTCTTCTTGGCCAATTCACCTGAATCATTGGCCGACGAAAGGAATCCTGACGCCTCCGGCAGGGCTAAGACCACCATCGGCCTTGTCGGCTACCCCAACGTGGGCAAGTCCAGTACCATCAACGCCTTGCTTGGAGCGAAAAAGGTGTCTGTCTCTGCCACGCCCGGTAAGACCAAGCACTTCCAGACGCTGTACCTCTCTCCGGAAATCATGCTCTGCGATTGTCCAGGTCTCGTGTTTCCCAACTTCGCGACGACCAAGGCCGACCTGGTTGTGAACGGTGTCCTTCCAATTGATCAACAACGTGAGTTCACGGGTCCCGCTGGTCTTGTTGCTCAGCGTATCCCAAAGCACTTCATTGAGAATCTTTACGGTGTGAAAATTCGCACCCGTCCTATCGAAGAGGGTGGCACGGGCATCCCGACTGCCAGCGAGCTTCTCCGGGCGTATGCCCGCGCTCGTGGTTTCTCGACTCAAGGTCTTGGACAACCAGACGAGTCCCGTGCTGCACGATACGTTTTGAAGGATTACGTGAACGGCAAACTTCTCTTCGTTCACCCTCCACCTGTGCCGTTGGGTGAAACACCGACCGATCCGCACGTCTTCAACCACGAGCTTTACGACATTGCTCATCTGCCCCCCAAGCGCCAGGCGCTTCTTGCCAAGACATCCGTGGACCCGGACAATGATCCAGTGGCCGACAACGACCCTGAAGTTGTAGCCGCTGAGCCCGACATCACACCGTTTGTGTCCCCACCTGCCGACAATCAACCCGGCTTGCGATCCCGTAACCTCGACAGTGGTTTCTTCGGCACCGCGACTGGGCCTTCTGCTGGTCGTATCAGCATGCCCTTCAATCACAAGTACACTGAACAGGGCCAGCAGATCCGCCAGAACCTCACGGGACGCAAGGAACGTATGATGATTGCTTTGGAGCGGGGTGTGGATGTGTCCGAGGTTCGAGGCACCGCCAGCTCCAAGAAGCATTTCAAGGGCAACAAGCGCCGTGCCAAGGGCAAGCGCAACAACGGCGAGGAGACCGAGGATTTCTACTAA
- a CDS encoding CDP-diacylglycerol--glycerol-3-phosphate 3-phosphatidyltransferase — protein MFGRIGGQTFRCLARRRITRTKICERQFSAQPGSGPVAAPASSPLAGITVELDRIAPRFEVSASQITILDSPANFYSALKSKIRNAKRRIYLSTLYIGKTEYELIETISDALRQNPDLRVSILTDALRGTRETPNPSCASLLCSLVSTYGADRVEIRMFHTPNLTGLKKKWIPRRINEGWGLQHMKLYGVDDEIIISGANLSQDYFTNRLDRYHVFESKALADYYARIHHGVCSLSFQVLPDPHNNSGYLLDWPTANAGPSPLESPENFVECASNALRPLIQASQETPATFTSPSKTFVYPVAQFTPLLKPDSSTEFPAVTSILRLLSDVPAFSGAQWLFTAGYFNIHPTLSSLLISSTSRGSENPSTTRGTVLTASPWANGFYGSPGVSGMLPAAYTHLSARFLDRVAAAQATNFIQLKEWRRGTVGTPEGWTYHAKGLWVTLPQEEDPSVTFVGSSNYTKRSYSLDLEVGAVVVTNDQDLKQKLGKETQWLQEDSKPISREDLMRTERRVGWNVRLAMWIVEKVGGAL, from the exons ATGTTTGGCCGTATTGGAGGTCAGACTTTCCGCTGCCTCGCCAGGCGTCGGATTACGCGAACAAAAATATGTGAACGTCAATTTTCCGCGCAGCCAGGCTCTGGCCCAGTCGCTGCGCCAGCATCCTCGCCGCTTGCCGGGATCACAGTCGAGCTTGATCGCATAGCACCCCGATTCGAGGTCTCAGCTTCGCAAATCACCATTCTCGATTCGCCGGCCAACTTCTATTCTGCTCTGAAG AGCAAAATTCGAAATGCGAAGCGTCGCATTTATCTCTCTACGCTCTACATCGGCAAAACAGAGTACGAGTTAATTGAGACAATATCAGATGCTCTCCGCCAGAATCCCGACCTCCGAGTATCAATTCTCACTGACGCATTGCGAGGAACACGAGAGACACCCAACCCGTCATGCGCATCGCTTCTCTGTTCATTGGTGTCAACATACGGCGCGGATAGAGTTGAAATCCGGATGTTTCACACGCCAAACTTGACtggattgaagaagaaatggaTACCCCGGCGCATCAACGAAGGATGGGGCTTGCAACATATGAAGTTGTATGGCGTCGATGACGAAATCATTATTTCAGG CGCGAATCTGTCCCAGGACTATTTTACGAATCGGCTGGATCGATACCATGTCTTTGAGTCCAAGGCCCTCGCCGACTACTACGCTCGGATTCACCATGGAGTATGTAGTTTGAGCTTCCAGGTCCTCCCAGACCCCCATAACAACTCTGGGTATCTCCTCGACTGGCCAACTGCAAACGCTGGGCCTTCGCCATTAGAAAGCCCGGAAAATTTTGTCGAGTGCGCCTCAAATGCACTCCGCCCTCTTATCCAGGCATCACAAGAAACGCCTGCCACATTTACTTCTCCCAGCAAGACTTTCGTATACCCTGTTGCTCAGTTTACTCCGTTGTTGAAACCCGATAGTTCAACTGAGTTTCCCGCTGTTACCAGCATCTTGCGTCTCTTGTCTGATGTACCCGCATTTTCTGGAGCGCAATGGCTCTTCACTGCCGGCTACTTTAATATTCACCCGACCTTGTCCTCTTTGCTGATCTCGAGCACCTCTCGTGGATCTGAGAATCCCTCCACAACGAGGGGAACAGTTCTCACCGCGTCTCCGTGGGCTAATGGCTTCTACGGCTCCCCCGGTGTGTCTGGTATGCTCCCTGCGGCTTACACCCATCTTTCCGCGCGATTCCTCGATCGTGTCGCTGCAGCGCAGGCCACAAATTTCATTCAATTGAAAGAATGGCGTCGTGGCACCGTTGGAACGCCTGAGGGATGGACCTACCACGCCAAGGGTCTTTGGGTGACCCTGCCGCAGGAAGAAGATCCTAGTGTCACCTTCGTCGGAAGCAGCAACTATACCAAACGAAGTTACAGCCTAGACCTCGAGGTGGGAGCAGTTGTTGTCACAAACGACCAGGATTTGAAACAGAAGCTTGGCAAGGAAACGCAATGGCTCCAAGAAGACTCAAAACCGATATCCAGAGAGGACTTGATGCGCACGGAGAGGCGTGTTGGCTGGAATGTCCGGCTCGCCATGTGGATTGTCGAAAAGGTTGGCGGTGCCCTGTAA